The following proteins are encoded in a genomic region of Actinomadura sp. NAK00032:
- a CDS encoding LLM class F420-dependent oxidoreductase encodes MRNGIVLFTSDRGITPAALAKAAEERGFDTFYVPEHTHIPVRRDALHPTGGADLPDDRYTRTLDPWVSLATAAAVTSRIGLATAVALPVESDPITLAKTLATLDHLSGGRVTVGAGFGWNTDELADHHVPAARRRTVLKEYLEAMRALWTQEEASYDGEFVSFGPSWAHPKPPQGRIPVIIGAGGGPKTMKWIAAHADGWMTTPIETDIADRVALLRKEWDEAGRAGEPDVRILVAKRPTPGDLAEWEAAGAAELIWGVPDADESAVLAYLDKTAARLGLAQS; translated from the coding sequence ATGCGCAACGGAATCGTGCTCTTCACCTCGGACCGCGGCATCACCCCGGCGGCGCTGGCCAAGGCCGCCGAGGAGCGCGGCTTCGACACCTTCTACGTGCCCGAGCACACCCACATACCGGTGCGCCGCGACGCGCTGCACCCCACCGGCGGCGCGGACCTGCCCGACGACCGCTACACCCGTACCCTCGACCCGTGGGTGTCGCTGGCGACCGCCGCCGCGGTGACCTCCCGGATCGGCCTGGCGACCGCGGTCGCGCTGCCGGTGGAGTCCGACCCGATCACCCTCGCCAAGACGCTCGCGACCCTGGACCACCTGTCCGGCGGCCGGGTGACGGTCGGCGCCGGGTTCGGGTGGAACACCGACGAGCTGGCCGACCACCACGTCCCGGCCGCCAGGCGCCGCACCGTCCTCAAGGAGTACCTGGAGGCGATGCGCGCCCTGTGGACGCAGGAGGAGGCGTCCTACGACGGCGAGTTCGTCTCGTTCGGCCCGAGCTGGGCCCACCCCAAGCCCCCGCAGGGCCGCATCCCGGTGATCATCGGCGCGGGCGGCGGGCCCAAGACCATGAAGTGGATCGCGGCCCACGCCGACGGCTGGATGACCACCCCGATCGAGACCGACATCGCCGACCGGGTCGCGCTGCTGCGCAAGGAGTGGGACGAGGCGGGCCGCGCCGGCGAGCCCGACGTGCGGATCCTGGTCGCCAAGAGGCCCACCCCCGGCGACCTCGCCGAATGGGAGGCCGCCGGGGCCGCCGAGCTGATCTGGGGCGTGCCGGACGCGGACGAGTCCGCCGTCCTGGCGTACCTGGACAAGACCGCCGCCCGGCTCGGCCTGGCCCAGAGCTGA
- a CDS encoding aldehyde dehydrogenase family protein, producing the protein MAEAEPNGNGRRKPRVGHFIGGEWTEPASGRSYLNRSPWSGETVSEVAAGDIEDADRAVAAAHAAFGGWARTPPHERQLVFLRAADVLERRRAEVLAALAAETGCGSVFGGVQLGFAVRLLRQAAQLAYRPAGELLPSDVAGTTAMAVRRPVGVVAAIAPWNASLSLAGRAVVGPLALGNTVVLKPSEDAPYTGGALWAEILHEAGLPAGALNVVTHAPGEAGAIGDALLASPLVRRINFTGSTPTGRRLAERAGRHLKRIVLQLSGQNPLIVAGDADLGYAVDAAVYGAFVHQGQVCMCARRIYVERPLMEEFAERFAARAAALPTGDPSDPATVVGPVINEWALALIDRRVKEAVGLGARVLAGGDPRPPCYPATVLADVPDEAEIAQGETFGPVVVLEAADSAEAAVARANASDLGLVASVITGDRRRGLRLAAALDAGIVHVNDQPVNDEPQMPFGGVKDTGWGRFGLGFAAEEFCELQWVTVRDQDREFPF; encoded by the coding sequence ATGGCCGAAGCGGAGCCGAACGGGAACGGCCGGCGCAAGCCGCGCGTCGGGCACTTCATCGGCGGCGAGTGGACCGAGCCCGCGTCCGGGCGCTCCTACCTGAACCGCTCCCCGTGGTCGGGCGAGACGGTCAGCGAGGTCGCCGCCGGCGACATCGAGGACGCCGACCGGGCCGTGGCGGCCGCCCACGCCGCGTTCGGCGGCTGGGCGCGGACGCCGCCGCACGAGCGGCAGCTGGTCTTCCTGCGCGCGGCCGACGTCCTGGAGCGCCGCCGCGCCGAGGTGCTCGCCGCGCTGGCCGCCGAGACCGGCTGCGGCTCCGTCTTCGGCGGCGTCCAGCTCGGCTTCGCCGTCCGGCTGCTCCGCCAGGCCGCCCAGCTGGCCTACCGCCCGGCGGGGGAGCTGCTCCCGTCGGACGTCGCGGGCACCACCGCGATGGCGGTGCGGCGCCCGGTGGGCGTGGTCGCGGCGATCGCGCCGTGGAACGCCTCGCTCAGCCTCGCCGGACGGGCCGTCGTCGGACCGCTCGCGCTCGGCAACACCGTGGTGCTCAAGCCGTCGGAGGACGCGCCCTACACCGGCGGCGCGCTCTGGGCGGAGATCCTGCACGAGGCCGGCCTGCCCGCCGGGGCGCTGAACGTCGTCACCCACGCGCCCGGCGAGGCCGGCGCCATCGGCGACGCGCTGCTCGCCAGCCCGCTCGTCCGGCGGATCAACTTCACCGGCTCCACCCCGACCGGCCGGCGCCTCGCCGAGCGGGCGGGCCGGCACCTCAAGCGGATCGTGCTGCAGCTCAGCGGGCAGAACCCGCTCATCGTCGCGGGCGACGCCGACCTCGGCTACGCCGTGGACGCCGCCGTCTACGGCGCGTTCGTGCACCAGGGGCAGGTCTGCATGTGCGCCCGGCGGATCTACGTCGAGCGGCCGCTGATGGAGGAGTTCGCCGAGCGGTTCGCGGCCCGGGCCGCCGCGCTGCCGACCGGCGACCCGTCCGACCCGGCCACCGTCGTGGGCCCGGTGATCAACGAGTGGGCCCTCGCGCTGATCGACCGCCGCGTCAAGGAGGCGGTGGGGCTCGGCGCCCGTGTGCTGGCGGGCGGCGACCCCCGGCCGCCGTGCTACCCGGCCACCGTGCTCGCCGACGTGCCGGACGAGGCCGAGATCGCGCAGGGCGAGACGTTCGGCCCGGTGGTGGTGCTGGAGGCGGCCGACTCCGCCGAGGCGGCCGTCGCCCGCGCCAACGCCTCCGACCTCGGGCTCGTCGCCTCGGTCATCACCGGCGACCGCCGGCGCGGGCTCCGGCTGGCGGCGGCGCTCGACGCCGGCATCGTCCACGTCAACGACCAGCCCGTCAACGACGAGCCGCAGATGCCGTTCGGCGGCGTCAAGGACACCGGCTGGGGCCGGTTCGGGCTGGGGTTCGCGGCCGAGGAGTTCTGCGAGCTCCAGTGGGTCACCGTCCGCGACCAGGACCGCGAGTTCCCCTTCTGA
- a CDS encoding IclR family transcriptional regulator — protein MTDDDSARTRARTAADPAFSASLERGLRVLSAFTGSRSVLGVADLARAAGLTKSTTHRYVATLTKLGYLQQDPETKKYSLGPRAVDLGFAAIDSMELTGLAGPPLQALADETGYTASLGLSDGPDVVYVDRRRSGRRSALAMDLNLHVGSRLPAYCTSMGKVLLAYKDAAELRQLLDRTDMARRGPKTITNREQLTAALARVRQSGVAVNDEELAPGLRSFAAPVRDRSGAVIAAVNVAVHLTVAPASVEALAGRVEPPLRRAAAEISRRLGHRPMSEPRSR, from the coding sequence GTGACCGACGACGACTCCGCCCGCACGCGCGCCCGCACGGCCGCCGACCCCGCGTTCTCCGCGTCGCTGGAGCGCGGGCTGCGCGTGCTGTCCGCCTTCACCGGCAGCCGCTCGGTGCTGGGCGTCGCCGACCTCGCCCGGGCCGCGGGGCTGACCAAGAGCACGACCCACCGGTACGTCGCCACGCTGACCAAGCTCGGCTACCTCCAGCAGGACCCGGAGACCAAGAAGTACTCCCTCGGCCCGCGCGCGGTGGACCTCGGGTTCGCGGCGATCGACTCCATGGAGCTGACGGGCCTCGCCGGCCCGCCGCTCCAGGCGCTGGCCGACGAGACCGGCTACACCGCCAGCCTGGGGCTGAGCGACGGCCCCGACGTCGTCTACGTCGACCGCCGCCGCAGCGGGCGGCGCAGCGCGCTCGCCATGGACCTCAACCTGCACGTGGGGTCGCGGCTTCCGGCCTACTGCACGTCGATGGGCAAGGTGCTGCTGGCCTACAAGGACGCCGCGGAGCTGCGGCAGCTCCTCGACCGCACCGACATGGCGCGCCGGGGCCCGAAGACGATCACCAACCGGGAGCAGCTCACCGCCGCGCTCGCCCGGGTGCGGCAGAGCGGCGTGGCGGTCAACGACGAGGAGCTCGCGCCGGGCCTGCGCTCGTTCGCGGCGCCGGTCCGCGACCGCTCGGGCGCGGTCATCGCGGCGGTCAACGTGGCCGTCCACCTGACCGTCGCGCCCGCGTCGGTCGAGGCCCTCGCCGGACGGGTCGAGCCGCCGCTGCGGCGCGCCGCCGCCGAGATCTCCCGGCGGCTCGGCCATCGGCCCATGTCCGAGCCGCGTTCCAGATAG
- a CDS encoding aldehyde dehydrogenase family protein: MGLLDSVDWQGKIFKNGAWTAAHGGDYAVVEPATGGELGRMGQASPADVAEAAASAAAAQREWAALPHPARAAVLRRAGDLWQRHAEEISGWNIREVGAVPGMAGFALHVAAEECYEAAGLPSRPIGEVLPSEEPRLSMARRMPAGVVAVISPFNVPIILGIRSVAPALALGNAVLLKPDPRTAVTGGTLMARVFEEAGLPPGVLQMLPGGADAGEALITDPHVRVISFTGSTPVGRRIGELAGRHLKRAHLELGGNSALLVLDDADVDAAVNLATWGSFFHQGQICMTTGRHLVADRLYDEFVERLAAKAGALAVGDPAGGEVALGPVIDAGQRDKIHGMVTASVEQGATLASGGTYEELFYRPTVLADIPLTAPAFADEVFGPIAPVTRVSSVSEAAELAAASDYGLSLGIVTRDVMRGLAVAEQIPTGIVHINDQTVNDEANAPFGGVRASGTGSRFGGAAANIEAFTETRWITMRGEPAQYPL, translated from the coding sequence GTGGGACTGCTCGACAGCGTCGACTGGCAGGGAAAGATCTTCAAGAACGGGGCGTGGACGGCGGCGCACGGCGGCGACTACGCCGTGGTCGAGCCCGCGACCGGCGGGGAGCTCGGCCGGATGGGGCAGGCCTCCCCCGCGGACGTCGCGGAGGCCGCCGCGAGCGCCGCCGCGGCGCAGCGGGAGTGGGCCGCGCTGCCGCACCCCGCCCGCGCCGCCGTGCTGCGCCGGGCCGGCGACCTGTGGCAGCGGCACGCCGAGGAGATCAGCGGCTGGAACATCCGCGAGGTCGGCGCGGTCCCCGGCATGGCCGGGTTCGCGCTGCACGTCGCGGCGGAGGAGTGCTACGAGGCGGCCGGGCTGCCGTCCCGCCCGATCGGCGAGGTGCTGCCGTCGGAGGAGCCGCGGCTGTCCATGGCGCGCCGCATGCCGGCCGGCGTGGTCGCGGTGATCTCGCCGTTCAACGTGCCGATCATCCTCGGCATCCGCTCGGTCGCGCCGGCGCTCGCGCTCGGCAACGCCGTGCTGCTCAAGCCCGACCCGCGCACCGCCGTCACCGGCGGCACCCTGATGGCGCGCGTGTTCGAGGAGGCCGGGCTGCCGCCGGGCGTCCTGCAGATGCTGCCCGGCGGCGCGGACGCCGGGGAGGCGCTGATCACCGACCCGCACGTGCGGGTCATCTCCTTCACCGGCTCCACCCCGGTCGGCCGCCGCATCGGCGAGCTGGCCGGCCGCCACCTCAAGCGCGCCCACCTGGAGCTCGGCGGCAACTCCGCGCTGCTCGTGCTGGACGACGCCGACGTCGACGCGGCGGTGAACCTCGCCACCTGGGGCTCGTTCTTCCACCAGGGCCAGATCTGCATGACCACCGGCCGCCACCTGGTCGCCGACCGGCTCTACGACGAGTTCGTGGAGCGGCTCGCCGCCAAGGCCGGCGCGCTCGCGGTCGGCGACCCGGCCGGCGGCGAGGTCGCGCTCGGCCCGGTCATCGACGCCGGGCAGCGCGACAAGATCCACGGCATGGTCACCGCGAGCGTCGAGCAGGGCGCGACGCTCGCCTCCGGCGGCACCTACGAGGAGCTGTTCTACCGGCCGACGGTGCTGGCCGACATCCCGCTGACCGCGCCCGCGTTCGCCGACGAGGTCTTCGGCCCGATCGCCCCGGTCACCCGCGTGTCGTCGGTGTCGGAGGCGGCGGAGCTGGCCGCCGCGAGCGACTACGGCCTCTCGCTCGGCATCGTGACCCGGGACGTCATGCGCGGCCTGGCCGTCGCCGAGCAGATCCCGACGGGGATCGTCCACATCAACGACCAGACGGTCAACGACGAGGCCAACGCCCCGTTCGGCGGGGTGCGGGCCTCCGGCACCGGCTCCCGCTTCGGCGGCGCCGCGGCGAACATCGAGGCGTTCACCGAGACCCGCTGGATCACCATGCGGGGCGAGCCGGCGCAGTACCCGCTCTGA
- a CDS encoding FAD-dependent monooxygenase, with protein MGRTALIIGCGIGGPAIAMALRRAGIDAVVYEAYAKAADDVGSFLNIASNGLDALRVLDAHEAVMAAGVRTPRMVMWSGTGKRLGEVANGLRLADGTESHTVQRADLYRIVRDEAAARGIAVEYGKELVAIEEAGGAVTARFADGTEATGDLLIGADGVHSTTRALLDPAAPRARYTGLLSFGGIVDDPAAEADPGGYHMVFGKRAFFGHTVDEQGRTWWFANLPHRDAPTRESLAATSAESWKRTLVEALRGDANRSAEIVEMSPAGPALPVYDLPPVPVWHRGRTVLTGDAAHATSPSSGQGASLAVEDALVLAKCLRDLPGHAEAFARFEALRRPRAERVVAYSARISGSKAAGPVARVFRDLMMPVFLKRSASAESLAWMYRHHIDWDEPVARAA; from the coding sequence ATGGGGCGCACGGCACTGATCATCGGCTGCGGCATCGGCGGACCCGCGATCGCCATGGCGCTGCGGCGCGCCGGCATCGACGCGGTCGTCTACGAGGCGTACGCGAAGGCGGCGGACGACGTCGGCTCCTTCCTCAACATCGCCTCGAACGGACTGGACGCGCTGCGCGTCCTGGACGCCCACGAAGCCGTCATGGCCGCGGGCGTCCGCACGCCCCGGATGGTGATGTGGAGCGGCACCGGCAAGCGGCTCGGCGAGGTCGCCAACGGGCTGCGGCTGGCCGACGGCACCGAGAGCCACACCGTCCAGCGCGCCGACCTGTACCGGATCGTCCGCGACGAGGCCGCGGCGCGCGGCATCGCCGTCGAGTACGGCAAGGAACTGGTGGCGATCGAGGAGGCCGGGGGCGCGGTGACCGCCCGGTTCGCCGACGGCACCGAGGCCACCGGCGACCTGCTGATCGGAGCCGACGGCGTCCACTCCACGACCCGCGCCCTGCTCGACCCGGCCGCGCCGCGGGCCCGCTACACCGGGCTGCTCAGCTTCGGCGGCATCGTCGACGACCCCGCAGCCGAGGCCGACCCCGGCGGCTACCACATGGTCTTCGGCAAGCGGGCCTTCTTCGGCCACACGGTGGACGAGCAGGGCCGCACCTGGTGGTTCGCCAACCTGCCCCACCGGGACGCGCCGACGCGGGAGTCGCTCGCCGCGACGTCCGCCGAGAGCTGGAAGCGCACCCTGGTCGAGGCGCTGCGGGGCGATGCCAACCGGTCGGCCGAGATCGTCGAGATGAGCCCGGCCGGCCCCGCCCTGCCCGTCTACGACCTGCCACCGGTCCCGGTGTGGCACCGCGGCCGGACGGTGCTGACCGGGGACGCCGCCCACGCCACCTCGCCGAGCTCCGGGCAGGGCGCCTCGCTGGCCGTCGAGGACGCGCTGGTCCTGGCCAAGTGCCTGCGCGACCTGCCCGGCCACGCGGAGGCGTTCGCCCGCTTCGAGGCGCTGCGCCGCCCCCGCGCCGAGCGGGTCGTCGCCTACTCGGCCAGGATCAGCGGCAGCAAGGCCGCCGGGCCGGTCGCCCGCGTCTTCCGCGACCTGATGATGCCGGTCTTCCTCAAGAGGTCGGCGAGCGCCGAGTCGCTCGCCTGGATGTACCGCCACCACATCGACTGGGACGAGCCGGTCGCGCGGGCGGCCTGA
- a CDS encoding MarR family winged helix-turn-helix transcriptional regulator, with product MSRSDRREELLAALGRAGREQSNATVMYHSALSARMGLGMTEEKALDLLQRLGPLSAGDLARHSGLAPASVSGLIDRLQAKGFVRRVRDEGDRRRVIVEIDPSRVQAFAELFAGFVRGLDEMYAAYGDDELALILDFLRRVTAVQREATIRLTGQDGAGG from the coding sequence GTGTCAAGATCGGATCGTCGGGAGGAGCTGCTCGCGGCGCTGGGCCGGGCGGGCCGCGAGCAGAGCAACGCCACGGTGATGTACCACTCGGCGCTCAGCGCGCGGATGGGGCTCGGCATGACCGAGGAGAAGGCGCTCGACCTGCTGCAGCGGCTCGGCCCGCTCTCCGCGGGCGACCTCGCCCGGCACTCGGGCCTCGCCCCGGCCTCGGTCAGCGGCCTGATCGACCGGCTGCAGGCCAAGGGGTTCGTCCGCCGGGTCCGCGACGAGGGCGACCGGCGGCGGGTGATCGTGGAGATCGACCCGTCCCGCGTCCAGGCGTTCGCGGAGCTGTTCGCCGGCTTCGTCCGCGGCCTGGACGAGATGTACGCCGCCTACGGCGACGACGAGCTGGCACTGATCCTGGACTTCCTGCGCCGCGTCACCGCCGTCCAGCGGGAAGCCACGATCCGGCTGACCGGCCAGGACGGCGCGGGCGGCTGA
- a CDS encoding TetR/AcrR family transcriptional regulator, translated as MAHHGWGGSPPASEAEARQRIVDATARCVDRHGAAKTTLTDVANELGVTRQTVYRHFARVTDIIGEVAAQGAEAFVDRLIAHVQGIADPAEAVVEGMVFCVRTIPAEPRLSLVLQLGDSGALGRGAITADVIGYGARMLRRYPVDWAAAGVGDDDLGGLAEIILRVLTSLLQHPSGPPRGDAELRAFLGRWLAPALRRPAHAGH; from the coding sequence ATGGCGCACCACGGCTGGGGAGGGAGCCCTCCCGCATCGGAGGCCGAGGCACGTCAGCGCATCGTCGACGCGACCGCCCGCTGCGTCGACCGGCACGGCGCCGCGAAGACGACTCTGACCGACGTCGCGAACGAGCTCGGCGTCACCCGCCAGACCGTCTACCGCCACTTCGCCCGGGTCACCGACATCATCGGCGAGGTCGCGGCGCAGGGCGCGGAGGCGTTCGTCGACCGGCTGATCGCCCATGTCCAGGGCATCGCGGACCCGGCCGAGGCCGTGGTCGAGGGCATGGTCTTCTGCGTGCGGACGATCCCGGCGGAGCCGCGCCTGAGCCTGGTGCTGCAGCTGGGGGACTCAGGCGCCCTCGGCCGCGGCGCCATCACCGCGGACGTCATCGGCTACGGCGCCCGGATGCTGCGGCGCTACCCGGTGGACTGGGCGGCCGCCGGCGTCGGCGACGACGATCTCGGCGGCCTCGCCGAGATCATCTTGCGGGTGCTGACGTCGCTGCTGCAGCACCCGAGCGGGCCGCCGCGCGGCGACGCGGAGCTCCGCGCCTTCCTCGGCCGCTGGCTGGCCCCCGCGCTACGGCGGCCGGCGCACGCCGGGCACTGA